The stretch of DNA ATCAAGGAAGCCACGCTCTACGCGACATACCGGCGCCTGGAGAAGGACGGCCTGGTCGAGTCCTACTGGGGCGACGAGACCCAGGGCGGGCGCCGCAAGTACTACCGCATCACCGACGCCGGCCGGGCGGTGTTCCAGGGCAACGTCGCCGCCTGGATCACGACGCGACGGATCATCGACGCACTCCTCGACGTGAAGGACACGACGCCATGACTGACGACACGCACCGCCCCGTCGGCGGCGGCCTGCACCGCCTTCTCGACGCGGCGTTCGCCGGAGTCGAGATGACCCCGGACGCGCAGGACCTGAAAGAGGAGATCCGGGCCAACCTCCTGGCCCGCGTCGCCGAGCTGGAGGCCGCGGGCCGCTCCCCCGCCGACGCCGCACAACACGCGATCGATGAGCTCGGCGACGTCCGCGCCCTGCTCGACCCCCCGGGCACATCGGCGCCGGCATCACCCTCAGGCTGGGACGACGCCACCCAGCGCTACCGGGTGCGCCCCAAGCCGCGATTCGTCGTCGGGATCGTCGTGGCGGCCCTCGCCGTGGCCATCGGGCTCACCCTCGCGATCCTCGGCGCCTCCGACGCGCTGCCCCTGCCCATCGGGGTCACGATCGCCCTGCTCGGCATCGCCGCCAGCGGTGTGGGCTGGATCGTCGGCGACTCCCTCGCCCAGGAGACCACGACCAACCAT from Allocatelliglobosispora scoriae encodes:
- a CDS encoding permease prefix domain 1-containing protein, giving the protein MTDDTHRPVGGGLHRLLDAAFAGVEMTPDAQDLKEEIRANLLARVAELEAAGRSPADAAQHAIDELGDVRALLDPPGTSAPASPSGWDDATQRYRVRPKPRFVVGIVVAALAVAIGLTLAILGASDALPLPIGVTIALLGIAASGVGWIVGDSLAQETTTNHPMPSSRAGGYALASFLAVYGLGFGGLVAVGALPGWAIVFAILGAVAAIILFSFLGATQTNRHKAWVRALQRTQRQPRNRFEEEPETAARFGIYTAVLWTVTAAVYIVISFTVGWTWSWVVFLGGFAAFMIMLARMLFGPSR
- a CDS encoding PadR family transcriptional regulator: MIKNQAAPAGPPGDSSAFAADLLRGHTDTIVLGALRGGDRYGFEIYKAIRLATGGDHEIKEATLYATYRRLEKDGLVESYWGDETQGGRRKYYRITDAGRAVFQGNVAAWITTRRIIDALLDVKDTTP